The DNA sequence ACGTAATACTTCTTCATTCTTATCAGTATTTGTTTGTTCATTAGATACTTTTTTTATTGCACTACTAAATTCTCGGTTTACCATCAGGTTAATGAGTTCCTCTATTTTTACCTCTGTAGTCTTTTTCGTACCTACTGTTTTTCCATCACGAAGAACTGTTATTTCATCACAAACTTTATAGATTTCCTCAAGGTGATGAGATATATATATAATTGAAATCCCTTCAGACTTCAGATATTTGACATAATCTAGTAATTTTTCCACCTCCTGATGTCCTAACCTAGCTGTTGGTTCGTCCATGATAATTACTTTTGCGTTTAAAGATAAAACCTTTGCTATAATTACCATCTGTTGTTCAGATACACTTAAATCGTTTACTACCGTTTTAGCACTTAGTTTGATATTTAAGTCTTTAAGTAGCGTTTCTGTATCTTTATAAAGCTTTTTCCAATTTATTAAATTTGTTCCTTTGTATTTAGGCTCTCTTCCTAAAAAGATATTTTCACCTACAGTAAAATACTGGACTAAACTTAGTTCCTGTGGGACTAGTGCAATCCCTATTGTTTGAGAATGAGAATAACTTTGAATATTTACTTCCTCTCCATCTAAGAAGATTTGACCATCATCTTTACTGTATACTCCGCTTAAAATTTTCATCAAAGTTGATTTACCTGCGCCGTTTTCACCTAACAAAGCATGGATACTACCTTTTTCTACTGAAAAATTGACATTGTCTAGCGCTTTTGTTCCACCGAAACGTTTACTTACATTTCTCATTTCTATGATATTATTATCTCGTTTCATAGGTACTGTTCATCTCCCTTGTTGAATTTCCCTACATAATGATTTTGATCATTATGTAGGGATTTTCTATTAATCTAAATATTTAGCAACATTATCTTCTGTTACAATTTCATAAGGGATAGAATAGAAACTTAATGTCTCTGCTCCACTTGCCAACTTCTCCGCTACCTCGACTACTTCAATACAAGTTGCTCTCAAATCACCTACTACAGTCGCAATAATAGGTCCACCATCTCTAATCATTTCTAAGGCTTCTTCTTCTCCATCAACCCCAACAATTAGAATGTCGTCTCGACCTGCTGCTTGAACAGCTTGAGCTGCACCAATTGCTTCAAGGTCGAAGGTTGCCCATATTGCTTTAACATTTGGATTTGCAAGTAGTGCACTTTCTACACCGCTATAAGCA is a window from the Evansella cellulosilytica DSM 2522 genome containing:
- a CDS encoding sugar ABC transporter ATP-binding protein; the protein is MKRDNNIIEMRNVSKRFGGTKALDNVNFSVEKGSIHALLGENGAGKSTLMKILSGVYSKDDGQIFLDGEEVNIQSYSHSQTIGIALVPQELSLVQYFTVGENIFLGREPKYKGTNLINWKKLYKDTETLLKDLNIKLSAKTVVNDLSVSEQQMVIIAKVLSLNAKVIIMDEPTARLGHQEVEKLLDYVKYLKSEGISIIYISHHLEEIYKVCDEITVLRDGKTVGTKKTTEVKIEELINLMVNREFSSAIKKVSNEQTNTDKNEEVLRVENLSNARVKDINFSVGRGEILGISGLVGAGRTEMVRALLGIDKRNSGDIFLEGKKIKLNDMSDAVDAGLVLVPEERRKQGVVLDLSIRSNISLGNLSSFCVGPFLNQKKERQVAKDLIKKLRVRTGSAEQLVSNLSGGNQQKVVLAKWMSRPVKVFILDEPTRGIDVGSKGEIYQLINDLAKEGTAVVMISSEIPEIQAVCDRVLVMKEGKITGELTSEELEADKILSYAIEG